The window GAAGGTTCTCAGTCTAGTGCATGGAAAGGAATCTTGTCTCTCTATACTCTCAAACTGGTTTATTTGAGAGGTCCCACAGCTCAGTGGTAGAGCTCTGGCTATGCAATCACAAGGTTCTGGGTTCGTGCTCGCCCGCCCCCTCTCAGCCACTGAGAACTGGTATGTTGTCTTCAGCATGCTGGTTTTGTTTGAACACTACCGCATCACCGCGGCTTAGTAAGCGTGTTTCTCTACGAAAATGCCCCGATCAGCTTTTATcctgggggccccccgggaaaagggtcTCAGGCAAAAAGCACTAAGAAAGTCTTAAACTTGATTAAGAAGTCCCCTTTACCAAAAAACTGCTGGGATTTTACCCACCCTTGCTTTAACACACCTTCAAATATAGGCAATTCCTTGATCATTTTTTCAGTCATGGGCTTGAAAAGAATAAAAGTCACTACTCCCTGCTTCGACCGAgagcagagggaaaagggagcatGCAACGTCGCTCCTCTGGGTAGTATGGATCAGTGTAGGCACTGGATTTGGGAGCGTGGGGTACTTTGGTATCCATGCGGGTATCAGACATGTCTCGTCGCTCTAGACAGAAGCTGCCACTATCATGGAGTCCTTTCCCATGCACGGCAGAGAATAGGACATGTAAGTAAAGCAGATTCTAAGGGAAAACCCTTGACAGCCTGTGCATAGCATGCCCAGTGATTTATATCTATCTCATGGCCATTGTGCTCACCACTACCCAGAGGATTCTCAGCATGGAGATGCATCATTATTGTGTTCCCAGCCACGTGCGGCTGCTAATAGACTCGATAAAAATAAGACGACAAATGAATTATCTGATCAGTCAAACAAGTCAAGAGCCCCTGAGATACAGAGGAGCTGTTACCTTATTGATGACGTTATGCCCCTTTTGCCCAGTGGAGGCTGAGTACCTATAGGAAATCTAGCCATAACTGTAAGCATTCAGTAATATGCTTAGATGAAACAGATTAAAAAAGTGAAACAGGCAAGACCTCATATACAGGTCTGGCCCAAAACATCCTTTGcgatcttactctctcttttgtATACCTTGTTGAAGCCCCTACAAGCTATGTTTAAAGCTTGGCGAGAGGGCAGTTTATAGTCTAGCGTCTCAGGTTTAGAAAGAATTTCCCCGAGGGTAACGGGATGCTCAAAGATGCTAGAGATGTCGGGGGGTCCTCCTTCAGGAACAGTCATGCATATCCGAGTATGGAAGAAACCGTGACCATGCTCTCTTTAGTTCTACTGTTGTGAGCAAGGAAGAAATTAATGAAATCGTCCCGTGTTGGTAGGTTTTCTTGTACAGGGAGAAATAGACCTAGGATTGGAAGCTAGTCATTTTGTTTTACTTCCCTCGTGAAATACATGATAGGATGCAGCCCGTTAAACAGATATCCTGCAGATTAATCTTAGTGGGTTTACCACCTCAGTTCGGCATGAATTCTTCAcatctctgtttgtgtttttgtgcgtgttttatttacttgtttgtggGCTTGTGTCCGTACATGTGTTCGCTCTACCGGACAGTTCAGCCCTTTTCCCATGCTGCCTCCTTCCCCAGCCCCTTCGACCCAACCCGATGTTCAGAGCGTCCAGCTCGTACAACTCCGCAAGGCGGCTCAAGAACCCTCACCGCTCCACTGACCGGAGCTTCAAACCGTTTTGGGAGGCGGTCCGGAGGCCTTCCTGGAGGCAGCGACCACGGAGCGGATCGAGCCCGAGGAGGACGTGATGGGCTTCAATTTCAGTGGCAGCGCGGGCTTTCGGGGCATCGAGGCCGAGCGGGGGCGGGCGCAAGGGCGGGCCCAGCAAGGGCGGTTCCAAGGGCGGTAATCCCTTTCGCGACCTTCGATCGCGAGGCAGCACCAGGATTCCCTCCCATCAGGAACACCCGGCGGCGGCCCCCGGCTTCGCGGGGCCAGCGGACCCGGCTTCAGCGGGGCCAGGGGACCCGGCTTTCAGCGCGGCCAGCGGACCCGGCTTCAGTGGCTCCTCCAGCTCGGCCACTTCGGGGGCTCGCTCGGAGCGCCCTTCACGGGCACGGCCAGTGGCACCTTTAACGGGCCCGCAGCGCCAGCCTACAGCAGCCTCCCGGCACCTTCAGCGGGTCTTTGCCGCAGGGCGGAGTTAAGTTCGGTTTCCTCCTTCAACCCCGGGGTTCAGCGGCTCCACCAGCTTCTTCGGCGGTTCGCCTGGCGCCGCCCACCAGGTCGGCCCGGCTTC is drawn from Penaeus monodon isolate SGIC_2016 unplaced genomic scaffold, NSTDA_Pmon_1 PmonScaffold_1518, whole genome shotgun sequence and contains these coding sequences:
- the LOC119569443 gene encoding dapper homolog 3-like; protein product: MCSLYRTVQPFSHAASFPSPFDPTRCSERPARTTPQGGSRTLTAPLTGASNRFGRRSGGLPGGSDHGADRARGGRDGLQFQWQRGLSGHRGRAGAGARAGPARAVPRAVIPFATFDREAAPGFPPIRNTRRRPPASRGQRTRLQRGQGTRLSARPADPASVAPPARPLRGLARSALHGASLQQPPGTFSGSLPQGGVKFGFLLQPRGSAAPPASSAVRLAPPTRSARLRRQRGGSFPAPKTPFSRPSRGSSGNINFDPNGGNIQFPPPSGQFSRRRRSSPPSRRRRRALRVPAGPGEGGRRPNLPFTIDDELAALLFGMQEATTSQMSATLCLRAARVCFCRRRPRASSFYPHVSLDSRRLLIC